The following proteins come from a genomic window of Neptunomonas concharum:
- a CDS encoding Nudix family hydrolase translates to MSRLIHVAAAVIEDTQGRIFIAKRPDDKHQGGLWEFPGGKVEDGETAQQALVRELQEEIGIGVTGCSPLIQVPYHYPDKSVLLDVFHVTGFDGEAWGKEGQEVVWVAKRQLDSYQFPAANRPILNAALLPDRVLITPECGSSAEVLSGLQKSLLQHHLQGVIFRQKQISDEAYQRGYALISQALSGSECLLIAHCSIELANQLHAAALHLTSERLDALTDRQAFKGRFLGASCHSLAQLKQAVDKGCDYVTLSPIAQTQSHPDTPNLGWDVAAEWVKDQPIPVYLLGGLDDTALEGAINIGAQGIAAISAWWR, encoded by the coding sequence ATGAGCCGACTGATTCATGTAGCGGCAGCGGTTATTGAAGATACCCAAGGTCGTATCTTTATCGCTAAGCGCCCTGATGATAAACATCAGGGCGGCTTATGGGAGTTCCCAGGGGGTAAGGTTGAGGATGGCGAAACTGCTCAGCAAGCACTTGTTCGGGAGCTTCAGGAAGAGATAGGGATCGGTGTTACTGGCTGCAGTCCGCTTATTCAGGTGCCTTATCACTATCCTGATAAATCGGTTCTCTTAGATGTTTTTCATGTAACTGGTTTTGATGGTGAAGCATGGGGTAAAGAGGGCCAAGAGGTAGTTTGGGTAGCTAAGCGTCAGTTGGATAGCTACCAGTTCCCTGCTGCCAATCGCCCTATCCTTAATGCAGCTCTATTGCCTGATCGTGTGTTAATAACCCCCGAATGTGGATCATCTGCTGAAGTACTCTCAGGTTTGCAGAAAAGCTTACTACAGCATCACTTGCAAGGTGTTATATTCAGGCAAAAGCAGATAAGTGACGAGGCCTACCAGCGTGGTTATGCGTTGATCTCCCAAGCACTGAGTGGCTCAGAGTGTTTATTGATTGCGCATTGCTCTATCGAGTTGGCCAACCAATTACATGCAGCGGCGCTTCATTTGACGAGTGAGCGGCTGGATGCGTTAACTGACCGGCAGGCATTTAAAGGACGTTTTCTTGGCGCCTCATGTCACTCGTTAGCACAGCTTAAACAGGCTGTAGATAAAGGTTGTGACTATGTGACTTTGTCACCGATAGCGCAGACTCAGAGCCACCCTGATACTCCCAATCTAGGTTGGGATGTAGCGGCTGAATGGGTTAAGGATCAACCGATACCTGTCTATCTATTGGGCGGTTTGGATGATACGGCGTTGGAGGGTGCAATCAACATTGGTGCCCAAGGTATAGCTGCGATCAGTGCTTGGTGGCGTTAG
- a CDS encoding DNA gyrase inhibitor YacG, with amino-acid sequence MTTIKCPQCGGPSLWDESNKARPFCCDRCKLIDLGAWASESYQIPVQPSDEAYEDYSSSYDASGLPANATKH; translated from the coding sequence ATGACAACCATCAAATGCCCTCAATGCGGTGGCCCTTCCCTTTGGGATGAGAGCAACAAAGCCCGCCCCTTTTGTTGCGATCGCTGTAAACTTATCGACTTAGGTGCTTGGGCCAGCGAAAGCTACCAGATCCCAGTGCAACCCTCTGATGAAGCCTATGAGGATTATAGCAGCAGCTATGACGCTAGTGGCTTGCCCGCTAACGCCACCAAGCACTGA
- the coaE gene encoding dephospho-CoA kinase (Dephospho-CoA kinase (CoaE) performs the final step in coenzyme A biosynthesis.): MLVVGLTGGIGSGKSAASKIFSELGRPVIDADLVAREVVEPGEPALGKIAAKFGADVLTPQGELDRASLREKVFSDNQAREWLEQLLHPVIRTRIMEKIEDYQGTTPLVILASPLLLETDQHKLVDHVVVIDVPESLQISRTVARDNNSEALVKRIMDAQLSRDERLSKADSVLDNGGSVESLKDQIRLLDLKLRELAADEYRL, from the coding sequence ATGTTAGTAGTGGGACTCACCGGTGGAATCGGCAGCGGCAAAAGCGCCGCCTCTAAAATCTTTTCTGAGTTGGGCCGACCAGTTATTGATGCTGACCTTGTTGCACGGGAAGTTGTAGAACCCGGTGAGCCAGCTTTGGGGAAAATAGCGGCTAAGTTTGGGGCCGACGTACTCACCCCTCAGGGCGAGCTGGACAGAGCATCCCTTAGAGAAAAAGTATTCTCTGACAACCAAGCCAGAGAGTGGTTGGAGCAATTACTACACCCTGTTATTCGTACCCGCATTATGGAGAAGATTGAGGATTACCAAGGCACGACACCCTTGGTTATTCTTGCATCCCCCCTACTTTTGGAAACTGACCAACACAAACTGGTTGATCACGTTGTCGTCATTGATGTTCCAGAAAGCCTGCAGATAAGCCGCACGGTTGCTAGAGACAACAATAGCGAGGCACTCGTTAAACGTATTATGGATGCCCAATTATCCCGTGATGAAAGGCTCAGTAAAGCCGATAGCGTGTTGGATAACGGCGGCTCTGTAGAGTCATTAAAAGATCAGATACGCTTATTGGATCTTAAACTGAGAGAACTGGCAGCGGATGAGTATCGCCTATGA
- a CDS encoding prepilin peptidase encodes MNELFAWLVTEPTYTLVVCFLVSLLVGSFLNVVIYRVPAMMEREWQASIHEGENSDTQIPQDRFNLAVPASTCPHCGHRIRWYENIPVVSYLFLKGQCSQCHAPISLRYPLIELLTAILSTLVIYQLGFNYAGFAAVVFTWALISLTFIDVDHQLLPDRITLPLLWLGLLVNSQNLFTSLHSAVFGAVAGYLVLWSVYWLFKLVTGKEGMGYGDFKLLAALGAWCGISQIPLLILLSSVAGVLLAMLLMLFKRHEASNPLPFGPYLAIAGWIALLWGHDITSAYLQLY; translated from the coding sequence ATGAACGAACTTTTTGCTTGGCTAGTAACCGAACCCACCTACACTCTTGTGGTCTGTTTTTTGGTATCGCTACTGGTAGGTAGTTTTTTAAATGTGGTGATCTATCGCGTTCCGGCTATGATGGAGCGCGAGTGGCAAGCTTCCATTCATGAGGGCGAGAATAGCGACACTCAAATACCTCAAGATAGGTTTAACCTAGCCGTGCCTGCTTCTACCTGCCCCCACTGCGGCCATCGTATCCGCTGGTATGAAAATATTCCGGTTGTGAGCTATCTATTCCTAAAAGGCCAATGCAGCCAGTGCCATGCACCTATCAGCCTGCGCTACCCGCTTATCGAGTTGCTAACGGCAATACTCAGTACTTTAGTGATCTATCAGTTAGGGTTTAATTACGCAGGTTTTGCTGCTGTTGTATTCACATGGGCACTGATTAGCCTCACCTTTATTGATGTGGACCACCAGCTACTCCCAGACCGTATCACCCTACCCTTGTTATGGCTCGGGTTATTGGTTAACTCCCAGAATCTGTTTACGTCGCTTCATTCCGCCGTTTTTGGTGCCGTTGCAGGCTACTTAGTACTCTGGTCTGTCTATTGGCTCTTTAAACTTGTTACCGGCAAAGAGGGGATGGGCTATGGTGATTTTAAACTGCTTGCTGCTTTAGGCGCTTGGTGCGGTATATCACAAATCCCTCTGCTGATTTTGTTATCCTCTGTCGCAGGCGTACTATTAGCGATGTTGCTGATGCTGTTTAAGCGCCATGAAGCCAGCAATCCTTTACCTTTTGGCCCTTATCTAGCTATTGCAGGCTGGATTGCACTATTATGGGGCCATGATATTACATCTGCCTATCTTCAGCTTTATTAG